NNNNNNNNNNNNNNNNNNNNNNNNNNNNNNNNNNNNNNNNNNNNNNNNNNNNNNNNNNNNNNNNNNNNNNNNNNNNNNNNNNNNNNNNNNNNNNNNNNNNNNNNNNNNNNNNNNNNNNNNNNNNNNNNNNNNNNNNNNNNNNNNNNNNNNNNNNNNNNNNNNNNNNNNNNNNNNNNNNNNNNNNNNNNNNNNNNNNNNNNNNNNNNNNNNNNNNNNNNNNNNNNNNNNNNNNNNNNNNNNNNNNNNNCAGAGGAGGGAACCTGACGTGTCAGCCTTCTACCGCGAATTCACTGGCTTCCATCTGTCGCCAATGTAAATTACCGTCGGTACTGGCTCTTGAACAACCTCCTGTGCTCTGCGCCAACGCTAGAGCGAACGCTTTCGCAAAGGCGAAGCCCAATGTCACAAGATGGCGAAGCTTCTTCTTCGATCGGTCTTCCAGGCTCCGGTCCTCCTCAAATTCGTTCGTTGGGAAGGATTAGACAGAGCTCCGACGTAGATTCCTGCCATCTCCTCGGGAcggcgaggttagggtttctcgtcgtGAACGACGATATTTGGTGTCAGGTTCTTCAGACCTATTCAAGGATTCAACGGCGACAAACTACGACTCCGGGGCACTGGTCCTAGTGGCACGTGCGAAAACTTCACAACTGTCATTGACAAGGTCAGGCCGGCTCCGGTATGGGAGCGGCGACAGTGGCGCGTCGGCAGCTCATTCCGGCGGCAATGGTCGTTCGGTGGTCCATGGACCTCGATGTAATTTTTGTTATGTTTGAGGTGTTTTATACTTCCGGCGAATCTTTATAACAGATCTAACCCTTTTCGTAAAAAAAAACCCACCACAAGGATGTTGTTGTCACCCTGTCCTTGCTTGAAGCATTGAACGGACACCCATATCCATCATCGGCCATGGAGCAGAACGCCTTGTCGGATAAGGAATTGCAGCTTATTTGTTCAATGTTGTCATTGTCGTAGTCGCCGCTAAGGCCAAGAGGTTAAAAAGACCAATCTAAACCAAAAGAATATTTAGAGGAAAAAAGACCAGAAGAAAATCATCAAATATCGTAAATGAACACAGACGCAATAAAAAAATGATGCTGCATTTGCGCAGCTAAGGATATTTAGGATGTCGAATCAATTTTTTGAATCGTACCCACAATACCCGCAAAAAGAATCGTATCCACACAAAAAAGAAAGATGATTGACAAATGAACAAGGGACCGAGGAGGGTGGGTTTGTGCGTGTTTGCGAAAAACTGTCATGGTTtcgcccccgcaaaaaaaaaattgtCATGGTTTCGGTCTGCTGCGTAGGATCGAGATCGGTTGGCCAGCAAGACGTCAACACGCGTTAGGAGACGCCGCCGAGGCGCCGACCATTCGACGCCTTTTTGCCGGTTCGGGCTGTACGCTAACTTGTTGGAATTTCCCTTGAACTGGCCAACTGGGGCAGTACGCTAACTTAACCATGAATTTCCCCGCAGTGGTTGCTTGAGAGCGTGGACTTGCGCGCCACTCCTGGAAACTCTATAAATACCCGACGTTCGCTTTGCCCAGAGAGTCCAGACATTTGCCGGCCGGCGAGAACCATGAAGATCAAGAAGGGGATCGTGAGCGCTCCTCCGGCGCCGCCGGCTGAGATCGCCTCCCACCCCATCCATCCGGAGCACAAGCTGCTGCTTGTCACCACCGACGACGTGGAGTTCGAGTGCGACGGCTGCAAGGAGAGGGGGGCCGGCGGGAGGTACACCTGCGATCACTACGGCGAGCACCGCGGCTGCGACTTCGACCTCCACATCGGCTGCGCGCTCGCGCCGGACGTGCTGGAGACCCCTCTGTTGTTCGAGGGGCGCGCGTTCGTGCTCCTCCACGAGCCCCCGCCTCCCGACCCCGCCGACCACCGGGTCTGCGACGCGTGCGGCGACAAGGTGCTCGGCCTCGTGTACCACTGCTTCGACCGCGACCTCGACCTCCACCCGTCCTGCGCGCGCCTGCCTCGGCGCGTCGACCTCGACGGCCTCGCCTTCGAGCTCTGCCGCGAGCACGTGCCGAGCCGGAGCTGCGTCCTCTGCACCGGCAAGGGGCGCCGCTGCCGGCGCAAGTTCTTGTCGTACCGCTCCGAGTGGGACGGCGAGGCCGTTTACCTGCACGTGGCCTGCGTGAAGGAGATGGCCTACGAGAGCCTCAAGTCCGGCCACGGCAGCCATGACGGCGGCGGGAAGACGGTCGTGCAAGCGAATAAGGCCCCGTCTTTGAAGGTGGCGCTGGCGCTCAAGAAGGCTCAGAGTAGCACCAGGCGCTTCAAACGTTTCCTCAAGATTGTCGGATTCTTCGCGCGCGTCGTCATCGGCGTGATCTTTGGGGACCCGACGGCGATGATCGCTGCGGTCGTGGAGGTTGtcttctccggcggcggcggatagAGGGTTGTTCTATGGATGTGTCATCTTTGGATGTTTTTGTACAAAGAAGTTTGCATCTGGCTGTCATGTCGGATTGTAAGATAAATAATTTTGGGTGGATTTAGGTGTTTGCTTTGTTTTAGTCTTATTACCCATGTCGTCGCTCTACTGTTCGAGCTCAATTCATCGAGACAGAAAATGTATTGGGAATTATGCATAAGTTGGCTGGAAATATTATTTCTTTCACTCACTATACATAAGGAGGCCGGCGCTCAGTTCACATACTCATAAAAATTAAGTGTCCCTACTTTGGCATTTTGGTTGCATAGGCATAGATCAGTTTTATTGTGCGAATTAAGCGTAACTCGGATCTTTGCGATGGAACCAATTCACTCATATTCAATTCTTAGATTTAGCATGGATGCTCGTATTTTCTTAGACTTATTGAGACTTCTTGATGATATTTGTTTAGGAAAAAACAATGTTCCCTCAACTACAATACTACGTgctatgcgtgcgtgcgtgcgtgcgtgcgttcgTGGGGCTGAGTATACGTGCGAGTTTGTGAATGTTTGTTAATCTCAAGATGTATCGGACTGCAGTCTCAGCCTCTCGCGGGTGATCATAGGGTAAGGTGTACGATAGGAAGGGCTCACACAGTTCCCCTTCGGCACCTCGGCTAGGGTTTTGACTTCTTCCAGCGGCACACTCGTCATGAGTTCCTTCCTTCCGATTGATCACATCTTTGTTCCACACCTTCCCACCGACCTCTTGGGCGGATCCAGGGGGAACCTAGAACCTAGCGTTCCTTCCTGGCCTTGGTATCTTTCCTCTTCATACGAACCTAGCATTTCACGCCTTTGAACCTTGCAACTAGCAAgacgaggggattgacaacccccttgccaagttgggtgcaagtattttttttgtttgtgtGTAGGTGATGCTTGTTTTGCTAGCTGTAGActtctactggttcgataaaccttaGTTCTTAACTAAGGGTAATACTTTCTGCTGCTGTGCTACATCACCCATCCTCTTCAAAGAAATCCAACAACTCCTATGAGAATAGCAGGCGTCCAActagatcgtagcccccgagtatgGCGTGAAATCCGAGTGAATGGTAGCCCCCGAGTATGGCATGAGATCCAAGTGGATTGTAGTTCCCCAAGTGAAGCACAACGTTATAGGGATAGATATAAATGGAAAGGTGTTTTATTCATCGAGACGTACTCAGAATGCAATCAATACTTAGGTACAATCAGAATGCAAAACTACGTATGAAACCTGCATAGGAGGGGTCGGCGTTCCATGCTCATGGTTCGTCGTTTTTCTTGTGGAGATTATATAACCTGTATGCTCTATTATTAAGCACCTTCGAGATGACAAACTTTGAGCTTAATCATGTTGGTAGAGAGGCCAACGAGTTGGTGCACCCATGTGCTTCGCGAGCCAGTAACAGTAGGAGACgatgtatttttatttttttcgggTGAAATAGGAGACGATGTATTTGAATTGATTGCATCCCGAATTTCCTAGCTAGTTTCTTGCAGAATGATTGTAATTCTCGTTAATCGAATGAAAGTCTTTTTAACAGTTGTaatttaaacgctcttatattttttttacgGAAGGAGTACGTTTCTGCGCTAAAATGGGAGCGTACATACAAGTCCTTAAAAATTTGTGTTTGTACTGTGTTCAAGAAAAATGTCAGATTTATAATCAGCACTGCCAAATCCTTGGAAATGGAGTGTGGAAAACATTAGATTTGTCGGCGTCGTGTTTACGCCAAAAAATCAGTAGATTTGTCCGCGTCGTGTTCACGCAGCCTCTTTAGTTCTTTCCCGAATTGTGTTTACGCAGCTTTGGCCAGTCATCCCTGCGTGCCCTCCTTTGGGCCAGTACTAACCGCGATCTGAAGAAAAGTCGAGAAGAGTTGAGCTCAGCCGCACGGAGCCTCGGAGTCGGAGACTCGGACCGGTCCGTCCTTCCACGCCAACCCAGCCAATACGGCGTCCCCGCTGGCACCTCCCGACCAACCACAGCACGCCACGTCACTCCTCTGACGCGCGCTCTCCTTTTCCGCGGTTCCAACTGCTATAACACCCGCCTCCTCCGACCCCCGGGAGCCTGCCCGCGACCGATCCCCCTCGCCGGCGAGCACAACCGCACAAGCGAACGCGCCATGGTGTCCGCGCGCAAGGGCCAGGGCCGCGGAGGCGGGGCCCGAGGCCCTCCCcgcgtcgacggcggcggcggcggcggcagcctggCTTCGCGCGTGGCCGTGCTCGCCTTCTGCGTCGCCGGGATCTGGTCGTCCTACATCACCCAGGGCATCCTCCAGGAGACGCTGTAAGCACCCTCTCTCTCCCCCCCACCATCCCCAATGGCGTTGGCTCGCGACACAGAGAAACAGGGCTGAGTTCGCCGGGTTCTCTGCCTTTTCCCCTCGACTCAGATCGACGAAGCGATTCGGGCCGGAGGAGCGGCGGTTCGACCACCTCGCGTTCCTCAACTTCGCGCAGAACGTCGTCTGCTTCGTCTGGTCCTTCATAAGTGAGCACCCTCGAGCCGCGCTTTTGCATTTCCCGCCGAATGCGGCCGTGGCTTCGCTGCTCTTGTATGGCGGTTGCGTGTGAAGGGGTCGTGACTTTGCTCGGTTCCTGCAGTGATCAAGCTGTGGTCGGGCGGTAGCAGTCCTGCCGGGCGGGCGCCGCTTCTCAAGTACTGGGGCGTCAGCATCACCAACACCATCGGCCCGACCATGGGGATCGAGGCGCTCAAGTACATCAGCTACCCGGCTCAGGTTTGGATTGGATCCAGCTGCTTTTGCTGTCTCAGCTTCTTTGGCGTGCAGTATTTTGTGCGGATGTTGTATTTGCAATTAGGTGCTGATTGGGTTAATCGTTAATGTAGTAAGTGGTGGTTATGGAGTAGAAATGTTCTAGTCTTGAGTCAGTTAAATGTGCTAAGAAATTGGCCAATGGGTGATTGGAGTTCTTAAGGCAGCAGTATGGGCTTATACCAACCTAAGGGCTTCTTtggttcaaaggattctcaaaggaattatgAAGGATTCTATTCCTTATCCTTAGGATTTTTTTCTATgtgggttgtttgattcgtaggattgtaaaccatagaatTTTTttcataggattcatttgcactagatttcataggaaattttccatccactcaaacctctttgaaagaatcctacgtttttcctatgcacaatcaaacacttgtacaatcatgtaggattcaagatgacatgccACTTCAATCCCACgtttttcctattcctgcattttggaAATcccatgaatcaaagaggccctaaatgGGATACTTAGTTACCACTGGATATCACAGTTATGTACAATCTTGAGTATACTGATATTTTCCAACCTATGCTTAATCATATACGCGAGAGTGCATGGCATAAAACTAATTTGTCCCCTAACTATTAGAGAAGTGGTAACACGCCTGCTTCATATCTCAACCTTGTGTGGAATTGGAATTTGATGATTTAGTTAAATAGCAAAGATGCACTTCAAATGGATGAAATATTGCTGTTTTTCTTAATGATGCCCAAAAGTACTGGCGATCAATGATCTTGAACTATTTTCTATCTGTAACAGGTCTTGGCGAAATCTTCTAAGATGATTCCAGGTGAGTTTTGCATATATTTATGCATACAATGCAGTTTTTATTTACACTTTTTTTCATATGATGTTGCCTATAATGGTTGTCAAGTTGTGATTGGTACGCCAGTTCACCTCATCATTTACTGAGTAAAGTAAAGTGGAGTACACCTTTTTATGAATGTCTAAAACCTGTGCATGTCATCACTATTATTAACTAGGGAAATCAAACAAATATGGTCTCGAGGTTATTCTGGATCATTGTCTCCAGTCGAATCAAGAGGAAATTCATACATGACCTACTATTGCTATGTCCACTAACTATCAAGTATATGTAGCTGCCAGAAACGAACTaggatgttactccctccgtcccataatgtaggacGTTTTTTGTTCACAAAATTGTCCAAAAATGACTAAAGTAGCCTTGCAGGCAAATCTCTGTACACTACTGAAACTATTGGAGCTTCAGTTCCATTTTTAAATCAAGCACGTGTGGAGAGTGGGTCATTTTGTATTACATGGAGCATTTTATTCCATTTTGCCACCATGTTATTGTTTCAGCTATCAGTACGCCCTGCACAACTGGAAACCCTTATGTGCATTGTTTACATTTCCAATCTCAAGCCATGTATAGTTGATGTCACATAGATAACTGTATTACTGAGTAATCTGCGTTAAGTGTTTTGAGTAATGCTTCTTAGCCTGGACAGGTTTGTGCTGCTCTTTTCTAACTGTTGATTCATTATGCACAGTTATGTTGATGGGAACTCTACTCTATGGTGTTAAGTATACAATTCCAGAGTACTTTTGCACCTTCCTTGTTGCTGGGGGCGTGTCATCCTTTGCATTGTTGAAGGTAAGGAAATCttcattttcatatatatatatcaacAAACTAGCAATTGCATGCCTTTGATGGTGCCCCTGAAACCATTAAAACCTCTTGCCGATCTATAGTATTAAACCTAGAAAAAATAATTTATGCCATATGCCTTATGGTTCATTTTTCTGATGAAGCAAACTACACATCAAATGATC
This portion of the Triticum dicoccoides isolate Atlit2015 ecotype Zavitan chromosome 7A, WEW_v2.0, whole genome shotgun sequence genome encodes:
- the LOC119334511 gene encoding uncharacterized protein LOC119334511, whose product is MKIKKGIVSAPPAPPAEIASHPIHPEHKLLLVTTDDVEFECDGCKERGAGGRYTCDHYGEHRGCDFDLHIGCALAPDVLETPLLFEGRAFVLLHEPPPPDPADHRVCDACGDKVLGLVYHCFDRDLDLHPSCARLPRRVDLDGLAFELCREHVPSRSCVLCTGKGRRCRRKFLSYRSEWDGEAVYLHVACVKEMAYESLKSGHGSHDGGGKTVVQANKAPSLKVALALKKAQSSTRRFKRFLKIVGFFARVVIGVIFGDPTAMIAAVVEVVFSGGGG
- the LOC119329498 gene encoding UDP-galactose/UDP-glucose transporter 3-like, translating into MVSARKGQGRGGGARGPPRVDGGGGGGSLASRVAVLAFCVAGIWSSYITQGILQETLSTKRFGPEERRFDHLAFLNFAQNVVCFVWSFIMIKLWSGGSSPAGRAPLLKYWGVSITNTIGPTMGIEALKYISYPAQVLAKSSKMIPVMLMGTLLYGVKYTIPEYFCTFLVAGGVSSFALLKTSSKTIKKLANPNAPLGYGLCFLNLAFDGYTNSTQDLIKSRFPKTNPWDIMLGMNLWGTIYNTLIMFVAPLLFSNWPYANGFEAVSFCRENPEVAWDILMFCLCGAVGQNFIFLTISRFGSLTNTTITTTRKFMSIVISSVISGNPLSMEQWGSVVMVFSGLSLQIYLKWKRKKGRDHKE